TACGAGTGATCCAGCCTGACGGCAGGGAGGTTTCGTGACCCCGCGCACCTATGGCTCCCGCTTTATTCTTGCGAGTTTTTTTGCCGTAATCATTCTGCTTTATGCCGGTGCGGTGGGCGTAACCATTTTCGTGGTCTCCGATACGCTGGAGATGCAGGAAAAAAATCTTCTGGAGAATGCGCGGCACACCGGCCGCCATCTGGAACTGCGCCAGCGACATTTCGTGGAAGACCTCAAGAGCTTCACCGCGCTGGGATTCTTCGAGGGCTTCATCGACAGCGAAGACAGCATGGATCAGGCGACGGCCCGGCTCAAGCGATTCTACGCGCGCCATCAGAACCAGATTCGCCGGATAACGGTTCAGGACACCAATGGCCGCTGGGCCAGCATCCTCAGGACGCAGGACAATTATTATCTCATTTCCCGCGACCAGGAGTACGGCCCGCTGCTCTACCGCAACAAGACGTTCAAGACCTTCAGGCAGGGCGAAGAGGCCAGCCACGTCATTCCCGTCATGAACGAAAAAGGCCGGGTGGACTACCGCGTCATCGTCACCACAAGCCTTCCGGACATGTTCCGGTCCGAACTCGGACACATCTACCTGACACCGAACAGCAGACTCTGGGTCACGGACTGCTCCGGCAGCATCATCTATTCCAGCGATCAAGAGTCAGGAAGGACTTTCAGCGGTCTCATTCCCGAGGCCGTTGCCGACGACATCGCCTCGGAAATATGCATGGGCTATGAAGGGCGCAGGCAGCACGCGGTGGACGGCGACGACAGCACCTTCCTCACCTCGTTTTATCCGATCCGCACCGCCAGCGACACTTTCGGGCTGGCGTTTTCCATGAACCGCAGCTCGCTGTACGGAAACATCCTCGACGAAGCGCTCGCACTGGCAGGACTCTTTTCCATAGCGCTCGTCGTTTCCGTCATTTTTTTCCGTACGCTGCTGCGACAACGCGAGGAGGCTGCAAAACAGGCCGGCATCGCCAGCAAGGCCAAGAGCCGATTCCTCGCCAACGTCAGCCACGAAATTCGCACGCCCATGAACGCCATCTCGGGGATGGCCCAGCTTCTGGACCGCGACACGACGCTGAACGAATCCCAGCGGGAAAACGTGCGCATGATTCTTACTGCCACCGACAACATGATGGAAATCATCAACGACGTGCTGGACATTTCGCGCATTGAGGAAGGCAGGCTGGACCTCGCACCGGTCCCCGCCGACCTGCGCCGGATGGTTTCGGAGCTGGTAGAGATGCATGCGGTGACGGCGCAACAGAAAGGCGTACAGGTGGAAAAGGTTTTCAAGGACACCCCGCGATGGGTGCGCGTCGATCCCCTGCGCCTGCGTCAGGTCCTCATCAATCTCATCGGAAACGCCGTGAAGTACACCGACGTTGGCACGGTTACCGTGACCGTGGCGGACGAAGGAGCCGGACACAAGGTGGGCACTCGCAAGGTCCGCTTCACAGTGAGCGACAGCGGCGTAGGCATCTCCGACGAGGACATGGAACGCATCTTCACCCCCTTTACGCAGGGCAGCGACGAGACGAGACGTTACGGCGGTTCGGGCCTCGGCCTTGCCATCTCCAATCGGCTGCTGCGCCTCATGGGCAGTCACATCGAAGCCACCAGCGCGCCCGGTCGCGGCAGCACTTTCGAATTCACTCTTGAGCTTTCACCGGCCGAGCCCGCCACGACAAAGGCTGCTGCCGCCGAGAAGGAGCATTCATCCATGGACGAGACCCGCGTTCTCATAGCCGAAGACATGCCCATGAACCGCCTGCTGCTTGAAAAAAGCCTCGGCTCCATGGGCATCCGCAACGTCGAATGCGTCGGCAACGGCGAAGAAGCGGTGGAAAAGGCCCTGAGCGGTCAGTACGACTATATCCTGATGGACGTCCGAATGCCGGTCATGGATGGTCTCGAAGCGTCCCGGCGCATCCGGTCCGCAGGCATCGAGACGCCCATCATCGCACTCACGGCACAGGCGATGGAAGAAGACCGTAAAGCCTGTCTGGACGCAGGGATGAACGCTTATCTGCCCAAGCCGTACAAACTGGATGACCTTCGCGAAATATTTGAGAAGTAACCCGATACGCACGGCGCGAAAATCATGTTGCCCCAGCGGCAATTGCGATACCTTCAGCCCCGGCAGTCGCGCCTCAACCATTCAACGGATGACGGAGCATGCATGTTACGCAAGATCACTCAGGAATATTACATCCGTGAATTCCAGCTGGGCCCCGAGGATGTGGATGATTTGATTCAGGCGGCGGAGAGCACCCTGCGTGACAGCGTCGCGGCACTGTCAAAGTGCATTGCGGAGGACGCATCGGAACAGTCGGTTCGCGAAGCGGCTCACGCGCTCAAGGGGAACCTGATGAACATGGGCCTTGAACCGCAGGCCGAACAGGCACGGCTCATTGAAGCCGCTTCCGGCGACCTGGACGAAGCTGCGCCGCTTTTCGAGAAGCTCCGGCAGGAACTGGGCACATTTTGAAGCTGCGGGAGACACCCTGATGAACCATCGACCGAATGTACTGCTCGTTGACGACCAGAAGCTCACCCACGCGCTGATAGGCAAAGCGCTTGCCGAAATGGACCTCTCGCTCATGAGTGCCACCTCGGGACGCGAGGCGCTCGGCATCATCCGCGAAACCGATGTCTCGCTGGTGCTGATGGACCTCATGATGCCCGGCATGGACGGCATTGAGACCGCAAAGCGCATCCGCGAAGCCATGGCCCCGCGCCTTGTGCCGGTCATTTTCATCACCGCCGCCTCCCCCAACGAGGATTCGGTGCGGCGCGCTTACGAGATGGGAGCCGTGGACTTTCTTTACAAGCCGGTCTCCCCTTCCGTGCTCAAGGCAAAGGTGGGAGTGTTCACAGAACTGCACCGCCAGCGCATGGAGCTTGAACAGCGTCAGGAAGAATACCGCGACATCATCGAGGCGGTGGCAACGGGTATGCTGACCGTTGACATGCAGTGGCGCGTGGCCGAGGCCAACGGCTCGGCATGTGCGCAGTTCCAGATCCCTCGGGACGAGTTCATCGGCACTCCGGTGGAAGATATTCTCGGCTGCGAAGGACAGGAACTCACCGAGGAGGTTTCCGGCCTGCTGGACAACAACGTGGCCTTCGCCATGGAGACCCTCGGCCATCGCAGCGACGGAAGCCACTTCAACGCCGACCTGCGCGGAACCGCCATTATGGCACACGGGGAGCCCTGCATCCTGATGTGCGTCAATGATGTTTCAGCCTACAAGCGACAGGAAACCACCTGCGCCTCGGATCCCGCCGAGGGCCTTGTCCGTCCGGGAGACAGACATCCCGGCCCGGATTCGCTGCACGAATGCACCCCCTCGCTGGATCATCCCGCCATCCTCGAAGCGGTCCCTATCCCAATTTATTTCAAGGACATTCAAGGCGTTATCGTGGGCTGCAATCGGGCGTTCCTCGAAGTTTTCGAGCGAGGCCGAGACGAACTCGTTGGCAAGACAGTCCACGAACTCCTGCCTGAGCAGACCGCACAGAGCTTCGAGCTTGCCGATCAGGGCCTGCTTTCCGGGCACGCCAAACTGCAAAGCGTCCACGCAGAGGTGACAAACAGCCACGGTACGCCGTTGCGAATGGTTTTCCAGAAGACCGTTTACAGCACGGATGAGGCCTCGCCAGCAGGCATCGTGGGCATCATCACCGAGGTAACCAAGAAGGACGAAAGCGCCAGCCCGGTTCAGGACAGAGATCACCTCTTCGAGGCTGTCCTTTCCGGCATGAAGGCGGCGCTGTTGCTGTACGATCAGGAGACCGGAATCGTCGAGGAAGTCAACAACGTTGCCGAGGAACTGCTGGAGACGCCACGAAACGAAATGATTGGTCACCCGTTCACGGATATCACGTGTCCTCGGCTGACATGCCGAGACTGCGACATGTGTCGCAGTACGCAGGAGCCTTTGCTGCTCAACGAAATGGATACACGCCTGAGGCGCCGCGACGGCATTACAGTGCCTATCCACCGCTCAGTATTCCGAATCTCCATGGGCGGCCGGGACAAATCCGTGGTGATCATGTTCGACAACTCCCGCCGCAAGCTGCTGGAACAACGGCTCACCCGAGCCCAGAAGCTTGAATCCCTCGGCACCCTTGCCAGTGGCATAGCCCATGAGATCAACACACCCATTCAGTATGTGGGCGACAACCTGCGTTTTCTCGAAGAGGCGGCCGGAGACCTTTTTGCCATGCTCGATACCGTGGAAAAGCGACGCGCGGGCCTGAGCAATGACTATCCCGACATTCTGGAGGCCATCGACCGCAGGGACTACCCCTTCTTCAAGCAGGACGTTCCGGAATCCATTGGACAGTCGCTGGACGGCATCAACAAGGTTTCCTCGGTGGTCAAAAGCATGATGCAGTTTTCGCAACCGGGCAGCGGACGACGTTGCCGACATGACCTGAACACGGCCGTGCAGGACACCATCAACGTCACCAGAAGCGCATGGACGAGTTGCGCACGTGTCGTCACCGACCTTGACGACTCACTTCCCAACATCCTGTGCGACCCCAGCGAAATCAATCAGGTCATCCTCAACCTGCTCATGAACGCGACGCACGCCATGGCGGACAGGTATGGCGAACAATGCGATGAACGCGGTGTCATCACCATATCCACGCGCCACGCGGGCGACGCGGCGGAGCTGACAGTGGAAGACACCGGCATAGGCATCCCCGACGAAATCATGGACAAGATCTTCGACCCGTTCTTCACAACCAAGTCGGTCGGGAGGGGAACCGGGCAGGGCCTCAGCATCGTCCACACGGCAGTGGTCGAGAGACACTCGGGCAGCATAGACATCATCTCCACTCCCGGTGAAGGAACGCAGGTTCGTATTTTGCTGCCGTTCTCGCAGGAAAAGGAGGGAAGCAGCCAATGAAGCACGTATTGTTCGTCGATGACGACAAGAACGTTCTCAGCGGCCTGCGGCGAATGCTCAGGGGCATCCGCAAGGAATGGGACATGGACTTCGCGCCCGGCGGCGCGGAAGCTCTGGATATGCTGGAAGAGAAGGAATACGACCTCGTCATCAGCGACATGCGCATGCCGGGGATGGACGGCGCACAACTTCTGCAAAAGGTTCAGGAGCGTTCGCCCGAGACCGTAAGGATCATCCTTTCGGGACACTCCGAGCCCACCGTGGTCATGCGTTCGGTCCGGACCGCGCACCAGTTCCTGAGCAAGCCCTGCTCTTCCGAGCAGCTTCTGAAAACACTTGAAGATTCCTACCGTCTCCGGCAGCTGCTCAGCAATCCGCGCATCAAGGCCGCCATTTCCGGCGTGGAAACATTGCCCAGCATCCCGGACCTGTATGACAGGATACTTAGGGAGATCGAGCGGCCGGGGTCCTCGCTGGACGAAGTGGGGGAGATCATCGCGGAAGACGTGGGTATGACGGCCATGATCCTCAAAATGGTCAACTCCTCGTTTTTCGGGTTCTTCCGGGAGATCACTACCCCCGGACAGGCTGTGAGCCTGCTCGGCGTGGAGGTGGTCAAGGCGCTGGTCCTGAGCGCCCATCTCTTTTCATCCTTCGACGCCAAGAAAGCGGCGCCTTCGTTTTCCATGGCGAAATTTCGTTCCCACAGCCTCATGGTATCCAAGCTCAGTGAGGCCATCGCGGAGCATGAAGGACGAAACAAACAGGAACGCGAGCAATGCTCTGTGGCGGGCATGCTGCACGACATGGGCAAGCTGCTCCTGAGCACCCAGACGCCGACACAGTACGAGGAGATTCTATCGGCGGCCGGAGCCGCAGACATGCCGGAGCACGAAGCCGAGCAGCGACTGCTTCAGACCACCCACGGCGAGGTCGGGGCTTACCTGCTCGGTCTTTGGGGTGTTCACGGTGAAATACTGGAAAGTGTCGCCTTCCACCATGTGCCGGAAACCTGCCCCTCCCAAGCATTCACTCCACTCGCCGCAGTTCACGCAGCCGACTATTTCGAACACAAGCATCTGGACATTCAAGGAGAGACCGCCTGCGAGCTGAATATGCAGTTCCTTGAGCAGTGCGGGCTCGCCCACCGGGTTCCGCAGTGGGATTCCCTGTGCTCACGAATCATCGAAGAGGTGAAGGCAAATGACGAATAACACCGTTTTGTTCGTGGATGACGAACCGAACATTCTCGCCAGTTTTCGGCGCAGCCTCGGCAGGAAGTTTTCCATAGATCTGGCGCAAGGCCCGGAAGAGGCACTGGAAAAAATCCAGAAAAACGACCCTTACGCCGTGGTCGTCAGCGACCTCAAGATGCCCAAGATGAACGGCATCGACCTGCTGACGCGGGTCAAGAGCATCTCTCCGGATACCGTGCGCGTCATTCTGACCGGCCACGCCAACCTCGATTCGGCCATCTCCGCCGTGAACGAAGGAAGCGTCTTCCGGTTTCTGACCAAACCCTGCGACACCGACATCCTCGTCAAGACAGTAAATGCGTCAATCAAGCAGTACCGACTGGTCACTGCGGAAAAGGAATTGCTCAGGGGCACGCTTCGGGGCAGCGTCAAGCTTCTTACCGATATACTTGCGCTGGTCACGCCGGAGGCATTCGGGCGCACTGAACGCATCAAGCAGATAGTCCTCGGGACCGCCACCGAAGCCAAGCTGGACAACCCGTGGCGCTACGAGCTGGCCGCCATGCTCTCCATGATCGGCTATATTTCCGTGGACCCCGAGATTCTCGACAAGAAATTCAACAACGAAGAACTTACCCCCGAAGAAGAACAAATGCTCACCATGCACAGCGCGGTTGCCACCGGACTTCTGGCCAATATCCCGCGTATGCAGGAAGTCATCGACGCCATTGCCTCACAGGATGACCGGTTCGATGAAAACCCGGACCAACCGGTCGGTGGTCGCCTTCTGCGGCTGGCGGGGGACTTCGAAAGCCTTGAACGTTCCGGTCTGGACAAGGATGAAGCCATGGACCACATGCGCTCCGACGAGGACCGGTACGACCCCATGCTGCTCCGGGCGCTTGAGCGCATGATCTTCGCCGAGGAGGGCCTTGTCCCCATGAGCCTCACCTTCAAGGAGCTCAGGGTAGGTATGCTGCTTACGGCGAACGTTACTACCGAGGACGGAGTGCTGCTCATGGCCAAGGGGCAGGAACTCAACGAAGTGGGTCTGCTCAGGCTTCAAAACTTTGCCCGCAACAACAGTATAAAAGAACCCATCGAGGTACGGGTGTCGCTTGACCGGGTAAAGCAATCGGGGAAGGCCCAGCCCCCCTCCTGAGGTCAATTTTTGATAGATTGACACCCCTTACAGGTGTGCTACCGTTCAACCAGTTCCGATTATTCGTTCATCGAATTTCCCCGGAGGTACCTTGTCCGCGTTCAAAAAGCGCAGCGGCACGAACATGCCGAACACCATGGGAGTGCTGAGCAGGCGCTTTTACAAGACCCAGATACTCAGCGTCGGCATCATCCTGCTGATCTTCACGCTGTTGTATATCGCGGTAAACGGTTACCGACTGCGTACGCAGATCGACAACCGCATCGAAGGCATCAGCGGTCTTGCTTCCACCAGCCTCACCTCCGCGGTCTGGCAGGTGGACCACGCCTCCATTCGAGACTTCGTGGATGCCCTCTTCCTCGACAAGAACGTTGTCTACGTCAGCGTCATCACCGACGAACGAAACGTCATCAAGCGCGTGCGCACCCCGTACCGCGGCATGGATTTTACGGATTTCGCACAGGACTCCGGCTTTTTGACCCGCAGCGTGGAGATCAAGAAGTATTCGGAATGGATCGGCACCTTCCGGGTCGTCGTCACGCTTGAGAGCATCTGGTTCGAGGTGGCGGTCAACGCCGGAATCTCGTTGATTCTTGCGGTCGTACTGGTCTCGGTAATTTCCCTGACCAGCATCATGTTCACCCGGCGGAAGATTTTCCTGCGACTCACGACCCTCGCCACCACCGCACGATCCATTGCCGACGGCAACACCGACTCGCCCATCGAAGACACGGCCAACGACGAGATCGGCGAACTTGCCGGGGCACTGGAAGATATGCGCCATTCCCTGAGTTCGCTCATCCTCAGCCTGCGCGAAGCCAACGTCAAGCTGCGCAACCAGTCCGCCACGCTCGAAGCCGAGGTCAAGGAACGCACGCTCGAACTGGAGAAGAAGAACGAGTCGCTGAACACGGCCCTGCGCGATGCGAGCGAGGCGCGCCTTCAGGCGGAACAGGCCAGCCGAGCCAAAAGTGAATTTCTCGCGGGCATGAGCCATGAAATCCGCACGCCCATGAACGCCATCATCGGCATGGCCGAGAGCCTGACCGAAACGGGCCTCGACGAAACGCAACTCGAATACGTGGATGTCCTCAAACACGCGGGCACGTCCCTGCTCACCCTCATTGACGACATCCTCGACCTTTCCCGCGTGGAATCCGGCAGGATGGATCTGGAAAATATCGATTTCCGCCTCAAGGCGGTGGTCGAACGCTCCGTGGCCCAGGTCCGCCCCAAAGCCGCCCACAAGGGGCTCTCCCTGCAAAGCGAAATCTCCCACGATCTGCCCGAAACCCTCATTGGCGACCCGACGCGACTGGGGCAAGTGCTCATCAACCTTCTGGACAACGCGATCAAGTTCACTCCGGAAGGCGAGGTGCGGATCAGCATGCACCCATCGGGCGAACACGGTGACATGCTCCTCGCAACAGTCTCCGACACCGGCATCGGCATTCCCGCCGACAAGCTGGAGTCGATCTTCGAGTCCTTCACGCAGGCAGACGGCTCCACTACGCGCCAGTTCGGCGGCACAGGACTTGGTCTTTCCATCTGCCGCAAGCTCGTCAAGCTCATGGGCGGCCGCATCTGGGCCGAAAGCGAACAGGGCAAGGGGACCAGCTTTTTCTTCACCATACCGCTTCGCAAAAGCGCGGCACCGCCACTGCGCGAAGAGGCTCAGTCCATCGAACAGCCGAATCTTCAACCCTGCCGGATCCTGCTGGTGGAAGACTCGCATTACAACACCTTCGTGGTGCAGACTTATCTCAAGGATACGCCCTGCACGGTGACCGAGGCCAGCAATGGTCAGGAAGGCGTCGAAGCGTTCGAACGCGACGACTTCGACCTCATCATCATGGACATGCAGATGCCGGTCATGGACGGCTTTACGGCAATGGGCACCATTCGGGAGCTTGAACGGCAAAACGACCTGCCAAGGATTCCAATTCTTGCCATGACCGCCCACGCCCTTGCCTACGAAGCGGAGCGGTGCATCACCGCGGGTGCCGACATGCACCTGCCAAAGCCGGTTCTCAAACATCAGCTCATCCGCGCCATCCACGAACTCTGCCACAGAAAACAAAAGCCCGAGGACAACCGGGCCGCGGAGAAACTGCCGGCAAATGACACTCCTCCGGAAATTCAGGCTCTGGCCCCCCGCTTCCTCGAAAGCATGCTCATGGAGCTTGGCAAATGCAGCCCAAAGGCGTTTTCCGGAGACACGGAAGACCTGCGACGCTTCCTGCACAAGCTTGAAGGCGAAGCCGGAGCGTTCGGTTTTCCCGACCTCGACAAGCGCGCCAAGCGGTTGCACCGTGCCGCAAGGGCCGATGATATCGAGACCATCACCGCCCTGCTCCCGCAACTCAAAGTGGAAATGGAACAACTGCTCGAATCCGTCCGGAAGCAGCAGGAAACCTCTTCATGAGCGGACTCGTCATCTGGTCACACGGTGCTGAAGCTCCGCCGTGGGGAACCAAAAGCATCCGCCTCGCCGCAATAGCTAACGAGATGGGGTTCGAGTTTCAGGCACCGGATTTCACCGACCTGTCTAGTCCCGACGACAGAACCGAGCGCCTGGCGGCGCTGATCGACGATCGACAACCGGACGTTCTGGCCGGTTCGAGCATGGGTGGGTACGCCAGTCTCGCAGCCGGATCGAACAAAGTCATCCCGGGATTGTTCCTGCTGGCTCCGGCCCTGTACATGCCGGGGTATGCCATCACAGAGTTCAGCCCCAAGGCGAGCGCCATTACAGTAATACACGGTTGGCGTGACGAAGTGGTGCCGGTGGAAAACTCCATCCATTTTGCGAGCAAGCACTTGACCAACTTGCATATTATAGATGCAGACCATCGCCTCGCCGGGCGAACCAACGACATCGCCGAGCTGTTCAGACTGTTCCTCGCCTCCCTCCCGTCCCATCAGTCATAATTCGACGGGGATGACGGAACACCTCGACTAGTGTAGTGTTAATCCAGTCGAATTTCCTAACAGCCGGGACCGGACATGCCGAGATTCAGGGGCTTCAGATCCATATCCTCCCAACTGACGTACGGGTTCATCATCCTTGCGGTGATATGCGTCTTCACGTCGGGCGGCCTGCTCCTCACCATCGCTCACAAATATACCTCGCAGGACAGGCAACGCCTCCTTTCACTGGAAGGCAGACTCGCGGCGGAACGGATCAGCGGCTATTCCGAAAGCCTCTTCAACCGACTCAACTATCTGGCCAACATCCCGGACCTCATGGCACTGCCGCAGGACTCGGTGCGCAGCCTGCTGGAAGGACTCAAACGGCTCAACAGCGCCTATACCGCCCTGTGCGTGGCCGACCTTGAAGGCAACCCGGTAGCCAAGGCCGGACGAGACGTTCCCCCGCGACTGCCGCGAAACGAAGTCTTTGCCATGGCGGCCAGGTCGCGTTTCAACGCCATCGGCCCTCTTGAAGTGCTACAGGATGAAGACGTGCCGGCCATTGAGGTCGCCGTGCCCATTCGCGACAATGCGGGAGTGACCAACGGCATCTTCTGGGCCCGGATCAACCTCAAATACCTTATGCTGGTGCTCGGGGACCTGCCCATCGGAAGAACCGGTTACGGCTATATTCTCGATGATCGCAACTTCGGCATCGCGCTGGACGTGCGCGGCGAACCGGTCCTCAAGAAACTCGAAAACGACCGGCTTGAAGAGCGGCTTTCCCGCGGACTTGGATACGGTGCGAGGGGTGAGCCATACACTGGACTGCGAGGAGAGAAAGTCCTTGGCACCATGTCCCCGGTGACCAGCCTCGGGCTCAGGCTCGTGGTGGAAATGCCTCAGGCCGAAGTCAACAGACCCCAGCGCATCATGATCAACGCCATGGTCGCCACGCTTCTCGTGCTCGGAGTCCTCGGGGGCATTTCGGCATATCTTTACTCCCGACGAGTCGTCACTCCCCTGAACACGCTGACTCGCGCCGTAGAGCAGGTGGGCAGGGGCGATCTCAGCACCTCCATAGGGTACGACAGCAGCAACGAGCTGGGCATCCTCGCGCGCAACTTCAACACCATGACTTCCCGGCTTCGGGAACTATTACAAAGCCTGAACGAGGAGATCCGAGAACGCAGGCAGGCCGAACAGGCGCTCAGGCTGGCCGAACAACGCTACCGCAGCATCTTCGAGCGGGCACAGGAAGGCATTGTGCAGGCCGATCCCGAAGGCGGCTTCATCATGGCCAACCCGGCAGCAGCCAGAATCTTCAATTTCGACACACCGGAAGAGCTGGTCGAATACAGCAAACGACATCCCGAGAATTTCTATGTGGATCCGTCGCAGCGCACAAAGTTCATCGAAACTCTCAAAATGGGACTCTCGGTCGAGGGTAGTGAAATCGAGATGATCCGCCGGAATGGAGAGCACATCTGGGTCTACATTCTCGCACAGCCAACCCTCAACGATGACGGACAACTGCAACGCATTGACGCGACCTTCCAGGACGTGACTGAACGCCACAAGGCCGAGGACGCGCTGGCGGAGCTCAATGCGAACCTTGAAAGGACGGTTGAACAGCGCACGCAGGACCTGTTCCTCAAGGCGCAGGAACTGGAAGAGGCCAATCACAGGCTGCGACAGCTGGACAAGATGAAGTCCGCGTTTCTTTCTTCGGTTTCGCACGAGCTGCGGACTCCGCTGACGTCCATACTTGGTTTTGCCAAGCTCATCCGCAAGGAGTTCCAACGCACTTTCTCCAAGACGTGCAAGGAGGACGGAGATCTCGAACGCAAGGCATATCGCATCGTCAAGAACCTTCAGGTGGTGGAAAAGGAAGGAGACCGCCTCACGAGGCTTGTCAACGAAGTGCTGGACCTCAACAA
This DNA window, taken from Desulfovibrio oxyclinae DSM 11498, encodes the following:
- a CDS encoding hybrid sensor histidine kinase/response regulator, whose protein sequence is MPRFRGFRSISSQLTYGFIILAVICVFTSGGLLLTIAHKYTSQDRQRLLSLEGRLAAERISGYSESLFNRLNYLANIPDLMALPQDSVRSLLEGLKRLNSAYTALCVADLEGNPVAKAGRDVPPRLPRNEVFAMAARSRFNAIGPLEVLQDEDVPAIEVAVPIRDNAGVTNGIFWARINLKYLMLVLGDLPIGRTGYGYILDDRNFGIALDVRGEPVLKKLENDRLEERLSRGLGYGARGEPYTGLRGEKVLGTMSPVTSLGLRLVVEMPQAEVNRPQRIMINAMVATLLVLGVLGGISAYLYSRRVVTPLNTLTRAVEQVGRGDLSTSIGYDSSNELGILARNFNTMTSRLRELLQSLNEEIRERRQAEQALRLAEQRYRSIFERAQEGIVQADPEGGFIMANPAAARIFNFDTPEELVEYSKRHPENFYVDPSQRTKFIETLKMGLSVEGSEIEMIRRNGEHIWVYILAQPTLNDDGQLQRIDATFQDVTERHKAEDALAELNANLERTVEQRTQDLFLKAQELEEANHRLRQLDKMKSAFLSSVSHELRTPLTSILGFAKLIRKEFQRTFSKTCKEDGDLERKAYRIVKNLQVVEKEGDRLTRLVNEVLDLNKIESGKVDWHYEEVDVEELIGHAASLVRGQFSGKPGVELHAHASPGLPLLQVDRDRMTQVLINLLSNAEKFTDSGMVTIRATGSGSNFIRIEVTDTGRGIPEEELEAIFDKFQQVRQGDTLRSSQQGTGLGLAISRNIVEHHGGRIWAESRVDEGSTFIIELPLTYVPEERLPDMLMPDASAPLVLIVDDDAGQRHYLSGILIRAGFRVETAGDGGTALRMARRMRPDIITMDIMMPGMDGIETVEWLRKDPELADIPVIALTIVQDKSRNIGQASLSKPVAPQPLIDTINDLLSNRDKKQ